One Candidatus Methylomirabilota bacterium genomic region harbors:
- a CDS encoding glucose-1-phosphate thymidylyltransferase: protein MKGLILSGGRGTRLRPITFTSAKQLVPIANKPILFYGIEALAASGIREIGIVVGDTRQEIRDAVGDGRRFGVSVTYIEQEAPLGLAHAVLVSEPFLGSEPFCMYLGDNLIRERLEPLVSRFRDEKPNCQILLASVPDPTQFGVAELRDGQVIRLVEKPKQPPSNLGLVGVYMFDPTVFEAVKAIKPSARGELEITDAIQWLIDKGHVVKPHVIEGWWKDTGKLEDMLEANRIILDTLLPRNDGTVFDSEVLGRVVIEAGARVVKSTVRGPAIIGRDAVIEGAYVGPFTSIGDRVVLRASEVEHSILLEGASVTDVGGRIESSLIGRNVSIYRTTAKPRAFNFMLGDRSEVGLL from the coding sequence ATGAAAGGGTTAATCCTCTCCGGCGGCCGTGGCACGCGGCTTCGGCCCATCACGTTCACGTCGGCCAAGCAGCTCGTTCCCATCGCCAACAAGCCCATCCTCTTCTATGGCATCGAGGCGCTGGCCGCCTCCGGGATCCGCGAGATCGGCATCGTGGTCGGCGACACCCGGCAGGAGATACGTGACGCGGTGGGCGACGGGCGTCGCTTCGGAGTCTCGGTCACCTACATCGAGCAGGAGGCGCCGCTCGGCCTCGCTCACGCGGTGCTGGTGTCCGAGCCGTTCCTCGGCAGCGAGCCGTTCTGCATGTACCTGGGCGACAACCTGATCCGCGAGCGCCTGGAGCCGCTGGTCAGCCGATTCCGCGACGAGAAGCCCAACTGCCAGATCCTGCTCGCCTCGGTGCCGGATCCCACCCAGTTCGGCGTGGCCGAGCTGCGCGACGGGCAGGTGATCCGCCTGGTCGAGAAGCCGAAGCAGCCGCCGTCCAACCTCGGCCTGGTCGGCGTCTACATGTTCGACCCGACCGTGTTCGAGGCGGTGAAGGCGATCAAGCCCTCGGCTCGGGGCGAGCTGGAGATCACCGACGCCATCCAGTGGCTGATCGACAAGGGCCACGTGGTGAAGCCGCACGTGATCGAGGGCTGGTGGAAGGACACCGGAAAGCTCGAGGACATGCTGGAAGCGAACCGGATCATCCTCGACACGCTGCTGCCGCGCAACGACGGCACCGTGTTCGACAGCGAAGTGCTCGGCCGCGTGGTGATCGAGGCGGGCGCGCGGGTGGTCAAGAGCACCGTGCGCGGGCCGGCCATCATCGGCCGCGACGCGGTGATCGAGGGCGCCTATGTGGGGCCGTTCACCTCGATCGGCGACCGGGTGGTGCTCCGGGCCAGCGAGGTCGAGCATTCGATCCTGCTCGAGGGCGCCAGCGTGACCGACGTGGGCGGCCGGATCGAGTCGAGCCTCATCGGGCGCAACGTGTCGATCTATCGCACGACCGCCAAGCCCCGCGCCTTCAACTTCATGCTGGGCGACCGCAGCGAGGTCGGGCTGCTCTGA
- a CDS encoding PQQ-dependent sugar dehydrogenase: MRAIHSLVAVVTFVALAALCIVGAPLAQQKPPEEPGWAKGRPKTDEAMKMAPVPAFPVPTPVDQLPVKKFKLPPGFKAEVWASGVLDARGLRQGEKGNVFVSTLFVANKVYVIPEQGKHEAKAIIENMPLAAGIEIHKGSLYLATNTKIMRYDNVEANLDKLGEPTVIYDKLPGGEDHSWKYLRIKDEKLYFEVGAPCNICDPGEWAKIYRMNLDGSGLETIASGVRNTVGFDFDPKTGYLWFTDNGRDWFSEELPNDELNVVTQPGKQHFGYPFCHQGTIPDPEFGWGKSCADFVKPAALLGPHAGSLGLKFYTGKMFPAKYQGAMFIALHGPWNRTKKYNGVYVAWPDGKGGAKVEPFMTGFVENNTYLGRPVDFLVMKDGSLLVSDDHAGAIYRISYSGK, encoded by the coding sequence ATGCGTGCCATCCACTCGCTCGTTGCCGTCGTGACATTCGTAGCGCTTGCTGCGCTCTGCATCGTGGGCGCCCCCCTGGCCCAGCAGAAGCCTCCCGAAGAACCCGGCTGGGCGAAGGGCCGTCCGAAAACCGACGAGGCGATGAAGATGGCGCCGGTGCCAGCGTTCCCGGTCCCGACGCCGGTCGATCAGCTGCCGGTCAAGAAGTTCAAGCTACCCCCGGGCTTCAAGGCCGAGGTGTGGGCCTCCGGCGTGCTCGACGCGCGCGGCCTGCGCCAGGGCGAGAAGGGCAACGTCTTCGTCAGCACGCTGTTCGTCGCCAACAAGGTCTACGTGATTCCCGAGCAGGGCAAGCACGAGGCGAAGGCGATCATCGAGAACATGCCGCTGGCCGCCGGTATCGAGATCCACAAGGGCAGCCTGTACCTGGCCACGAACACGAAGATCATGCGCTACGACAACGTCGAGGCCAACCTCGACAAGCTGGGCGAGCCTACCGTCATCTACGACAAGCTGCCCGGCGGCGAGGACCACAGCTGGAAGTATCTCCGTATCAAGGACGAGAAGCTCTACTTCGAGGTCGGCGCGCCGTGCAACATCTGCGATCCGGGCGAGTGGGCCAAGATCTACCGCATGAACCTCGACGGGTCGGGCCTCGAGACGATCGCCTCGGGCGTGCGCAACACGGTGGGCTTCGACTTCGACCCGAAGACGGGCTACCTGTGGTTCACCGACAACGGACGCGACTGGTTCAGCGAGGAGCTGCCCAACGACGAGCTCAACGTCGTCACGCAACCGGGCAAGCAGCACTTCGGCTACCCGTTCTGCCATCAGGGCACCATCCCCGATCCGGAGTTCGGCTGGGGCAAGTCGTGCGCCGACTTCGTCAAGCCTGCGGCGCTGCTGGGGCCGCACGCCGGCTCGCTCGGCCTGAAGTTCTACACCGGCAAGATGTTCCCGGCCAAGTACCAGGGGGCGATGTTCATCGCGCTGCACGGCCCGTGGAACCGCACCAAGAAATACAACGGCGTCTACGTGGCGTGGCCAGACGGCAAGGGCGGCGCAAAGGTCGAGCCGTTCATGACCGGCTTCGTCGAGAACAACACCTACCTCGGCCGGCCGGTGGACTTCCTGGTGATGAAGGACGGCTCGCTGCTGGTGAGCGACGACCACGCCGGAGCGATCTACCGGATCAGCTACAGCGGCAAATGA
- a CDS encoding c-type cytochrome: MTGLARLALCTVTAMALAASAGAQTKSRSGGKAASPPANPYPQRFQAVCAACHGANGRSDVPGTPVLAGQHSFYAATQLFLFREGRRSNEAMTAVAKTLTDADLRGFSDFIGTLPPVAPPVPATAPDAARMSRGAELAQKHKCVFCHGADLAGGQQVPRIAGQREDYLQMSLQGFKTGRRPGYTMAMSEAVSQVSPEELDTLAYYAARFTRPKAAGN, translated from the coding sequence GTGACCGGGCTGGCCCGCCTTGCCCTCTGCACCGTGACCGCGATGGCGCTGGCCGCATCGGCCGGCGCCCAGACGAAATCGCGGAGCGGCGGCAAGGCGGCCAGCCCTCCCGCCAATCCTTACCCGCAGCGCTTCCAGGCGGTGTGCGCGGCGTGCCACGGCGCCAATGGGCGCAGCGACGTGCCGGGCACGCCGGTGCTCGCCGGTCAGCACTCGTTCTACGCGGCCACGCAGCTGTTTCTGTTTCGCGAAGGGCGGCGCAGCAACGAGGCGATGACCGCGGTGGCGAAGACGCTGACCGACGCCGACTTGCGCGGCTTCTCCGACTTCATCGGCACGCTACCGCCGGTGGCGCCGCCCGTGCCGGCCACTGCGCCGGACGCCGCGCGCATGAGCCGGGGCGCCGAGCTCGCGCAGAAGCACAAGTGCGTCTTCTGCCACGGCGCCGACCTCGCCGGCGGCCAGCAGGTGCCCCGCATCGCCGGGCAGCGGGAAGACTACCTGCAGATGAGCCTGCAGGGCTTCAAGACGGGCCGCCGCCCCGGCTACACGATGGCGATGAGCGAGGCGGTCAGCCAGGTGAGCCCCGAGGAGCTCGACACCCTGGCGTACTACGCGGCGCGCTTCACGCGCCCGAAGGCCGCCGGTAACTGA
- a CDS encoding adenylate/guanylate cyclase domain-containing protein — protein sequence MSADPSDTSGLREQIAENQQAIDRLNRDLARKSNEVRIIQQISSEITSTLDLDEVLGIILRAMDHVLAFAHSMILLKDVADNVLRVAATRGYAEQGAGAQVRLGEGVIGVVGERRRMMRIGNIGASMRYLKTVRARMESSGEVGPAEAPAVLPGLTDVQSQLALPLTVKDRLVGVLAVESRTPNAFDELDEVLLRIVGNQAATAIDNARTYQIVEQLGRLKRFFSPQLADLIIRGGADDPLKTHRREVTVVFLDLRGFTAFAETSEPEEVMGVLHEYHGEMGRLILAHEGTLERFTGDGMMIFFNDPLPMPDAAERAVRMAVAMRDRAAELAVRWHRKGYELDLGIGIAKGFATIGAIGFEGRWDYGAIGTVTNLAARLCGEAKPGQILISPRLLPEVENLLEVEEMGLLAVKGLARPVKPLNVLRLRDPA from the coding sequence GTGTCTGCGGACCCTAGCGATACGTCCGGGCTCCGGGAGCAGATCGCCGAGAACCAGCAGGCGATCGACCGGCTGAACCGCGACCTCGCCAGGAAGTCCAACGAGGTCCGGATCATCCAACAGATCTCCTCGGAGATCACCTCCACGCTGGACCTCGACGAGGTTCTCGGGATCATCCTCCGGGCCATGGATCACGTTCTGGCGTTCGCGCACTCGATGATCCTCCTCAAGGACGTGGCCGACAACGTCCTGCGGGTCGCGGCGACCCGCGGCTACGCAGAGCAGGGCGCCGGCGCCCAGGTGCGGCTGGGGGAGGGAGTGATCGGTGTCGTCGGCGAGCGCCGGAGGATGATGCGGATCGGGAACATCGGCGCCAGCATGCGCTACCTCAAGACCGTGCGGGCGCGGATGGAATCCTCTGGCGAGGTCGGCCCCGCCGAGGCCCCGGCCGTCCTGCCCGGCTTGACGGACGTGCAGAGCCAGCTCGCCCTGCCCCTTACCGTCAAGGATCGCCTCGTCGGCGTCCTCGCGGTGGAGAGCCGAACGCCGAACGCCTTCGACGAGCTGGACGAGGTTCTCCTGCGTATTGTCGGCAACCAGGCGGCGACCGCTATCGACAACGCCCGTACCTACCAGATAGTGGAGCAGCTCGGCCGCCTGAAGCGCTTCTTCTCGCCCCAGCTCGCCGACCTGATCATCCGTGGCGGCGCAGACGATCCTCTGAAGACGCACCGGCGGGAAGTCACGGTCGTCTTCCTCGACCTCCGTGGCTTCACCGCTTTCGCGGAGACCTCCGAGCCCGAGGAAGTGATGGGGGTGCTGCACGAGTACCATGGCGAGATGGGTCGGCTGATCCTGGCCCATGAGGGGACGCTGGAGCGATTCACGGGCGACGGGATGATGATCTTCTTCAATGATCCCCTCCCGATGCCGGACGCCGCGGAACGCGCGGTGCGGATGGCGGTGGCCATGCGGGACCGGGCCGCCGAGCTTGCGGTCCGCTGGCATCGCAAGGGCTACGAGCTCGACCTCGGGATCGGCATCGCCAAGGGATTCGCCACGATCGGTGCCATCGGCTTCGAGGGGCGCTGGGACTATGGCGCCATCGGTACCGTGACCAACCTGGCCGCACGCCTCTGCGGGGAGGCCAAGCCCGGCCAGATCCTGATCTCGCCCCGGCTCCTCCCGGAGGTGGAGAATCTCCTGGAGGTCGAGGAAATGGGGCTCCTCGCTGTGAAGGGCCTGGCGAGGCCGGTGAAGCCGCTGAACGTCCTGAGGCTCCGGGATCCCGCCTGA
- a CDS encoding pyridoxamine 5'-phosphate oxidase family protein, translating to MLPDDIKAAMQGVIPSHVVTCSHDGTPNASAISQVYYVDADHVALSHQFFNKTKRNLEENPRAMAWVISPETFEAWDLELEFVRSETSGPIFDIMEMQIEAIASMVGMKGIFKLRAADVFRVTAVSKAVGERIPLAEIPRAR from the coding sequence ATCCTACCGGACGACATCAAGGCGGCGATGCAGGGCGTGATCCCGTCGCATGTCGTGACGTGCTCGCACGACGGCACGCCGAACGCGAGCGCGATCTCCCAGGTCTATTACGTGGACGCCGATCACGTCGCGCTCTCCCACCAGTTCTTCAACAAGACCAAGCGCAACCTCGAGGAGAACCCGAGGGCGATGGCCTGGGTGATCAGCCCCGAGACGTTCGAGGCGTGGGACCTCGAGCTGGAGTTCGTGCGATCCGAGACCAGCGGGCCGATCTTCGACATCATGGAGATGCAGATCGAGGCCATCGCCTCCATGGTCGGGATGAAGGGCATCTTCAAGCTGCGGGCTGCCGACGTCTTCCGGGTCACCGCCGTCTCGAAGGCCGTCGGGGAGCGCATCCCGCTGGCTGAGATCCCCAGGGCTCGCTGA
- a CDS encoding panthothenate synthetase, with translation MKMLLHVDIPHEPFNSLVRAGTAGDTLSKILDSLKPQAVYFSEQDGRRGAVLLIELDSPSDIPRFAEPFFLKFNADCRFRVVMSPDDLAKAGLGELGKRWA, from the coding sequence ATGAAGATGCTGCTCCACGTCGACATCCCTCACGAGCCATTCAACAGCCTGGTTCGGGCCGGGACTGCGGGAGACACCCTGAGCAAGATTCTCGACAGCCTCAAGCCGCAGGCAGTTTACTTTTCGGAGCAGGACGGCCGCCGCGGCGCCGTTCTGCTGATCGAGCTCGACAGCCCCTCCGATATCCCCCGGTTCGCCGAGCCATTCTTCCTGAAGTTCAACGCCGACTGCCGGTTCAGAGTCGTCATGAGCCCCGACGACCTGGCGAAGGCGGGGCTCGGGGAGCTGGGCAAGCGGTGGGCATAG